In the Cydia splendana chromosome 2, ilCydSple1.2, whole genome shotgun sequence genome, one interval contains:
- the LOC134798987 gene encoding uncharacterized protein LOC134798987 isoform X3 — protein sequence MWLKCLETNGFGNMSPEQVRKAFICEKHFEQRFVSASTRRLNAKAYPSLFSQDEINSGIPSHENAENMDPLKEHAYVRKSHDDHTYCQQVPQKASPAIPSTSGVKSTAVGHTPKQTMAVSIATEPVPTTSDIEKETMPELCSSFITELVVAEKVTACISPSVQSHNEAVFVTTAEAAIKQSNAEEQQILPEANIPECVAVEEVTSTNSPREQSQVQSVVEVKVQSAKRPQKQRKRLIGKLMNLTPTGRMIYDEYKKSKRQADFYHRAKRALKFNKEKSFQELTKDMNPYAKTILKMQINLCNKNKKGRRFSLEEKLIALSIMKQSPKCYRFLHKIFILPSRSTLNKMVAGLKIESGICPQVFEVIRRETEKWSYKKKLCSVIFDEMSLEAGLSYDKNKDKINGLVELGERKNDFADHALVFMLRGAVHKWQQPIAFYFCQGATKGTELKSILVDIITAVVGCGLKPISLICDQGSAFQAALNCLKADTARDQLLTNQEPDGTVTINEVKLMVIFDPPHLIKGLRNNFLNKDISFEGKLSTWRDIVDVYETDCNNMETRMLHKLNDQHVIPEKIKKMKVKNCVKVFSYTLSSALSYTANFCK from the exons ATGTGGTTGAAGTGTTTGGAAACAAATGGTTTTGGAAATATGTCGCCGGAGCAAGTTCGAAAAGCTTTTATTTGTGAGAAACACTTCGAACAGCGGTTTGTTTCGGCATCGACACGGCGTCTCAACGCGAAGGCTTATCCTTCGTTATTCAGTCAAGATGAGATTAACAGTGGGATCCCATCTCATGAAAATGCCG AAAACATGGATCCGCTGAAAGAACATGCATATGTTCGTAAATCACATGACGACCACACATACTGTCAACAAGTGCCTCAAAAag cGTCTCCTGCCATTCCATCCACATCGGGGGTTAAATCAACCGCAGTGGGCCATACACCAAAACAGACTATGG CCGTTTCTATAGCCACAGAACCTGTCCCGACAACTTCAGACATTGAAAAGGAGACCATGCCCGAACTATGCAGCAGCTTTATTACAGAACTTGTTGTAGCTGAGAAGGTTACAGCTTGTATTTCACCTAGTGTACAGTCACACAATGAAG CAGTCTTTGTAACAACTGCTGAAGCTGCAATCAAACAATCAAATGCTGAAGAGCAGCAGATTTTGCCAGAAGCAAATATTCCAGAATGTGTTGCGGTTGAGGAGGTTACCTCTACCAATTCACCAAGGGAACAGTCTCAAGTTCAAA GTGTTGTTGAAGTTAAAGTTCAAAGTGCGAAAAGGCCACAGAAGCAGAGGAAACGATTGATTGGGAAATTAATGAACCTGACACCAACGGGCCGAATGATATACgacgaatataaaaaatctaaacgTCAGGCAGATTTTTACCACAGGGCTAAGAGGGCCTTGAAATTCAACAAAGAGAAATCCTTTCAAGAATTGACAAAAGACATGAATCCGTATGCgaaaactattttgaaaatgcaaatcaatctttgcaataaaaataagaaagggCGTCGATTTTCATTGGAAGAAAAACTAATAGCACTGTCGATAATGAAACAAAGCCCTAAGTGCTATAGGTTCCTGCACAAAATTTTTATCCTGCCGTCGCGATCGACTCTAAATAAAATGGTTGCAGGACTTAAGATCGAGTCTGGGATTTGTCCTCAAGTATTTGAAGTAATAAGAAGAGAG ACCGAAAAATGgagctacaaaaaaaaactgtgttcAGTCATATTTGACGAAATGTCTTTAGAGGCTGGCTTGTCTTATGACAAAAACAAAGATAAAATTAATGGGTTAGTAGAGCTTGGCGAGAGAAAAAATGATTTCGCTGATCATGCCCTCGTGTTTATGTTGAGAGGAGCTGTCCACAAGTGGCAGCAGCCAATAGCCTTTTATTTTTGCCAAGGCGCTACTAAAGGCACAGAATTAAAAAGTATACTCGTGGATATTATCACAGCGGTTGTAGGATGCGGGTTAAAGCCGATATCCCTTATTTGCGACCAAGGGTCAGCTTTCCAAGCGGCTCTAAATTGCCTGAAGGCTGACACAGCGCGTGACCAATTACTGACAAATCAGGAACCAG ATGGCACAGTAACAATAAACGAAGTCAAACTGATGGTTATATTCGACCCTCCTCATCTTATTAAAGGATTGAGAAATAATTTTTTGAATAAAGACATTTCCTTTGAAGGAAAATTATCCACATGGAGAGACATCGTGGATGTATACGAAACGGACTGCAATAATATGGAAACAAGAATGCTGCATAAGTTAAATGACCAGCATGTGATacctgaaaaaattaaaaagatgaAG GTCAAGAACTGTGTAAAAGTATTTAGTTACACACTGTCTTCGGCTCTATCTTACACAGCCAACTtctgtaagtaa
- the LOC134798987 gene encoding uncharacterized protein LOC134798987 isoform X1 has protein sequence MWLKCLETNGFGNMSPEQVRKAFICEKHFEQRFVSASTRRLNAKAYPSLFSQDEINSGIPSHENAENMDPLKEHAYVRKSHDDHTYCQQVPQKASPAIPSTSGVKSTAVGHTPKQTMAVSIATEPVPTTSDIEKETMPELCSSFITELVVAEKVTACISPSVQSHNEAVFVTTAEAAIKQSNAEEQQILPEANIPECVAVEEVTSTNSPREQSQVQSVVEVKVQSAKRPQKQRKRLIGKLMNLTPTGRMIYDEYKKSKRQADFYHRAKRALKFNKEKSFQELTKDMNPYAKTILKMQINLCNKNKKGRRFSLEEKLIALSIMKQSPKCYRFLHKIFILPSRSTLNKMVAGLKIESGICPQVFEVIRRETEKWSYKKKLCSVIFDEMSLEAGLSYDKNKDKINGLVELGERKNDFADHALVFMLRGAVHKWQQPIAFYFCQGATKGTELKSILVDIITAVVGCGLKPISLICDQGSAFQAALNCLKADTARDQLLTNQEPDGTVTINEVKLMVIFDPPHLIKGLRNNFLNKDISFEGKLSTWRDIVDVYETDCNNMETRMLHKLNDQHVIPEKIKKMKVKNCVKVFSYTLSSALSYTANFSHYADGRPVSETLRNTAETVLFFDKLFDSINGSATYSQKKGKELRCAVTEKSKHHEFWPESIEKLEKIKYVDSKGNPKSVPSLKNFIATVKTFMKLWQFFKSKNMTIMRPRFFNSDPIENFFGQVRAYNYRNNDPNCHSFKNTFKSLLITRMIKFHGDAYNCEDDSADQIINLKSLFEDSETARVEPGHPKVGDVEDTVEEAQREQLNVLHSRAYTAGWVVTKTMQKYNNQCDSCRKSLTTKEGAIHKWIHQREYDAATKRLTYPSRGAVRCFGTIIKETNGFLEHRAHELNLTAKIMEKILFNNPFSFFKCTTHREILSYFISVTVKFSITNWCNNINKILKGTDIVRIKNRTLPAMQQKAFLKYKKRLRNKSFNK, from the exons ATGTGGTTGAAGTGTTTGGAAACAAATGGTTTTGGAAATATGTCGCCGGAGCAAGTTCGAAAAGCTTTTATTTGTGAGAAACACTTCGAACAGCGGTTTGTTTCGGCATCGACACGGCGTCTCAACGCGAAGGCTTATCCTTCGTTATTCAGTCAAGATGAGATTAACAGTGGGATCCCATCTCATGAAAATGCCG AAAACATGGATCCGCTGAAAGAACATGCATATGTTCGTAAATCACATGACGACCACACATACTGTCAACAAGTGCCTCAAAAag cGTCTCCTGCCATTCCATCCACATCGGGGGTTAAATCAACCGCAGTGGGCCATACACCAAAACAGACTATGG CCGTTTCTATAGCCACAGAACCTGTCCCGACAACTTCAGACATTGAAAAGGAGACCATGCCCGAACTATGCAGCAGCTTTATTACAGAACTTGTTGTAGCTGAGAAGGTTACAGCTTGTATTTCACCTAGTGTACAGTCACACAATGAAG CAGTCTTTGTAACAACTGCTGAAGCTGCAATCAAACAATCAAATGCTGAAGAGCAGCAGATTTTGCCAGAAGCAAATATTCCAGAATGTGTTGCGGTTGAGGAGGTTACCTCTACCAATTCACCAAGGGAACAGTCTCAAGTTCAAA GTGTTGTTGAAGTTAAAGTTCAAAGTGCGAAAAGGCCACAGAAGCAGAGGAAACGATTGATTGGGAAATTAATGAACCTGACACCAACGGGCCGAATGATATACgacgaatataaaaaatctaaacgTCAGGCAGATTTTTACCACAGGGCTAAGAGGGCCTTGAAATTCAACAAAGAGAAATCCTTTCAAGAATTGACAAAAGACATGAATCCGTATGCgaaaactattttgaaaatgcaaatcaatctttgcaataaaaataagaaagggCGTCGATTTTCATTGGAAGAAAAACTAATAGCACTGTCGATAATGAAACAAAGCCCTAAGTGCTATAGGTTCCTGCACAAAATTTTTATCCTGCCGTCGCGATCGACTCTAAATAAAATGGTTGCAGGACTTAAGATCGAGTCTGGGATTTGTCCTCAAGTATTTGAAGTAATAAGAAGAGAG ACCGAAAAATGgagctacaaaaaaaaactgtgttcAGTCATATTTGACGAAATGTCTTTAGAGGCTGGCTTGTCTTATGACAAAAACAAAGATAAAATTAATGGGTTAGTAGAGCTTGGCGAGAGAAAAAATGATTTCGCTGATCATGCCCTCGTGTTTATGTTGAGAGGAGCTGTCCACAAGTGGCAGCAGCCAATAGCCTTTTATTTTTGCCAAGGCGCTACTAAAGGCACAGAATTAAAAAGTATACTCGTGGATATTATCACAGCGGTTGTAGGATGCGGGTTAAAGCCGATATCCCTTATTTGCGACCAAGGGTCAGCTTTCCAAGCGGCTCTAAATTGCCTGAAGGCTGACACAGCGCGTGACCAATTACTGACAAATCAGGAACCAG ATGGCACAGTAACAATAAACGAAGTCAAACTGATGGTTATATTCGACCCTCCTCATCTTATTAAAGGATTGAGAAATAATTTTTTGAATAAAGACATTTCCTTTGAAGGAAAATTATCCACATGGAGAGACATCGTGGATGTATACGAAACGGACTGCAATAATATGGAAACAAGAATGCTGCATAAGTTAAATGACCAGCATGTGATacctgaaaaaattaaaaagatgaAG GTCAAGAACTGTGTAAAAGTATTTAGTTACACACTGTCTTCGGCTCTATCTTACACAGCCAACTtct CTCACTATGCGGACGGCAGACCTGTGAGTGAAACATTAAGAAACACTGCTGAAACAGTTTTGTTCTTTGATAAATTGTTTGATAGCATCAACGGATCAGCAACCTATTCACAAAAGAAAGGAAAAGAGCTACGCTGTGCAGTGACAGAAAAATCTAAGCACCATGAATTTTGGCCGGAGAGCATCGAGaaactggaaaaaattaaatatgtagattCCAAGGGAAATCCGAAATCCGTGCCTTccttaaaaaactttattgccACGGTAAAAACATTCATGAAGCTGTGGCAGTtttttaagagcaaaaatatgacaataatgCGCCCAAGGTTCTTCAATTCAGATCCAATTGAAAACTTCTTTGGCCAAGTCAGGGCCTATAATTATAGGAACAACGACCCCAACTGCCACAGTTTCAAGAACACCTTTAAATCATTATTGATTACTAGAATGATAAAGTTTCATGGTGACGCTTATAATTGTGAGGATGACTCGGCAgaccaaataattaatttaaaatcattatttgaagatAGTGAAACTGCTAGGGTCGAGCCGGGTCATCCCAAAGTAGGAGATGTAGAAGATACTGTAGAAGAGGCCCAACGGGAGCAACTAAATGTTCTCCATTCGCGAGCGTACACTGCTGGATGGGTggtaacaaaaacaatgcagaaatataataatcaatgtGACAGTTGCAGAAAAAGCCTTACTACTAAAGAAGGCGCAATCCACAAATGGATTCATCAAAGAGAGTATGATGCCGCCACGAAACGCCTTACTTACCCATCCAGAGGTGCTGTTCGGTGTTTCGGTACAATTATTAAAGAAACAAACGGATTCTTGGAACACCGAGCCCATGAATTAAATCTGACGgccaaaattatggaaaaaattTTGTTCAACAATCCATTTAGTTTCTTTAAATGTACCACACACCGTGaaattttgtcatattttatttccgTGACAGTAAAGTTCTCGATTACAAATtggtgcaataacattaataaaatattaaaaggaaCGGATATTGTGCGGATAAAAAACCGCACTTTGCCTGCGATGCAGCAGAAagcttttttaaaatataagaaaagacTGAGGAATAAatcgtttaataaataa
- the LOC134798987 gene encoding uncharacterized protein LOC134798987 isoform X2 yields MWLKCLETNGFGNMSPEQVRKAFICEKHFEQRFVSASTRRLNAKAYPSLFSQDEINSGIPSHENAENMDPLKEHAYVRKSHDDHTYCQQVPQKASPAIPSTSGVKSTAVGHTPKQTMAVSIATEPVPTTSDIEKETMPELCSSFITELVVAEKVTACISPSVQSHNEVFVTTAEAAIKQSNAEEQQILPEANIPECVAVEEVTSTNSPREQSQVQSVVEVKVQSAKRPQKQRKRLIGKLMNLTPTGRMIYDEYKKSKRQADFYHRAKRALKFNKEKSFQELTKDMNPYAKTILKMQINLCNKNKKGRRFSLEEKLIALSIMKQSPKCYRFLHKIFILPSRSTLNKMVAGLKIESGICPQVFEVIRRETEKWSYKKKLCSVIFDEMSLEAGLSYDKNKDKINGLVELGERKNDFADHALVFMLRGAVHKWQQPIAFYFCQGATKGTELKSILVDIITAVVGCGLKPISLICDQGSAFQAALNCLKADTARDQLLTNQEPDGTVTINEVKLMVIFDPPHLIKGLRNNFLNKDISFEGKLSTWRDIVDVYETDCNNMETRMLHKLNDQHVIPEKIKKMKVKNCVKVFSYTLSSALSYTANFSHYADGRPVSETLRNTAETVLFFDKLFDSINGSATYSQKKGKELRCAVTEKSKHHEFWPESIEKLEKIKYVDSKGNPKSVPSLKNFIATVKTFMKLWQFFKSKNMTIMRPRFFNSDPIENFFGQVRAYNYRNNDPNCHSFKNTFKSLLITRMIKFHGDAYNCEDDSADQIINLKSLFEDSETARVEPGHPKVGDVEDTVEEAQREQLNVLHSRAYTAGWVVTKTMQKYNNQCDSCRKSLTTKEGAIHKWIHQREYDAATKRLTYPSRGAVRCFGTIIKETNGFLEHRAHELNLTAKIMEKILFNNPFSFFKCTTHREILSYFISVTVKFSITNWCNNINKILKGTDIVRIKNRTLPAMQQKAFLKYKKRLRNKSFNK; encoded by the exons ATGTGGTTGAAGTGTTTGGAAACAAATGGTTTTGGAAATATGTCGCCGGAGCAAGTTCGAAAAGCTTTTATTTGTGAGAAACACTTCGAACAGCGGTTTGTTTCGGCATCGACACGGCGTCTCAACGCGAAGGCTTATCCTTCGTTATTCAGTCAAGATGAGATTAACAGTGGGATCCCATCTCATGAAAATGCCG AAAACATGGATCCGCTGAAAGAACATGCATATGTTCGTAAATCACATGACGACCACACATACTGTCAACAAGTGCCTCAAAAag cGTCTCCTGCCATTCCATCCACATCGGGGGTTAAATCAACCGCAGTGGGCCATACACCAAAACAGACTATGG CCGTTTCTATAGCCACAGAACCTGTCCCGACAACTTCAGACATTGAAAAGGAGACCATGCCCGAACTATGCAGCAGCTTTATTACAGAACTTGTTGTAGCTGAGAAGGTTACAGCTTGTATTTCACCTAGTGTACAGTCACACAATGAAG TCTTTGTAACAACTGCTGAAGCTGCAATCAAACAATCAAATGCTGAAGAGCAGCAGATTTTGCCAGAAGCAAATATTCCAGAATGTGTTGCGGTTGAGGAGGTTACCTCTACCAATTCACCAAGGGAACAGTCTCAAGTTCAAA GTGTTGTTGAAGTTAAAGTTCAAAGTGCGAAAAGGCCACAGAAGCAGAGGAAACGATTGATTGGGAAATTAATGAACCTGACACCAACGGGCCGAATGATATACgacgaatataaaaaatctaaacgTCAGGCAGATTTTTACCACAGGGCTAAGAGGGCCTTGAAATTCAACAAAGAGAAATCCTTTCAAGAATTGACAAAAGACATGAATCCGTATGCgaaaactattttgaaaatgcaaatcaatctttgcaataaaaataagaaagggCGTCGATTTTCATTGGAAGAAAAACTAATAGCACTGTCGATAATGAAACAAAGCCCTAAGTGCTATAGGTTCCTGCACAAAATTTTTATCCTGCCGTCGCGATCGACTCTAAATAAAATGGTTGCAGGACTTAAGATCGAGTCTGGGATTTGTCCTCAAGTATTTGAAGTAATAAGAAGAGAG ACCGAAAAATGgagctacaaaaaaaaactgtgttcAGTCATATTTGACGAAATGTCTTTAGAGGCTGGCTTGTCTTATGACAAAAACAAAGATAAAATTAATGGGTTAGTAGAGCTTGGCGAGAGAAAAAATGATTTCGCTGATCATGCCCTCGTGTTTATGTTGAGAGGAGCTGTCCACAAGTGGCAGCAGCCAATAGCCTTTTATTTTTGCCAAGGCGCTACTAAAGGCACAGAATTAAAAAGTATACTCGTGGATATTATCACAGCGGTTGTAGGATGCGGGTTAAAGCCGATATCCCTTATTTGCGACCAAGGGTCAGCTTTCCAAGCGGCTCTAAATTGCCTGAAGGCTGACACAGCGCGTGACCAATTACTGACAAATCAGGAACCAG ATGGCACAGTAACAATAAACGAAGTCAAACTGATGGTTATATTCGACCCTCCTCATCTTATTAAAGGATTGAGAAATAATTTTTTGAATAAAGACATTTCCTTTGAAGGAAAATTATCCACATGGAGAGACATCGTGGATGTATACGAAACGGACTGCAATAATATGGAAACAAGAATGCTGCATAAGTTAAATGACCAGCATGTGATacctgaaaaaattaaaaagatgaAG GTCAAGAACTGTGTAAAAGTATTTAGTTACACACTGTCTTCGGCTCTATCTTACACAGCCAACTtct CTCACTATGCGGACGGCAGACCTGTGAGTGAAACATTAAGAAACACTGCTGAAACAGTTTTGTTCTTTGATAAATTGTTTGATAGCATCAACGGATCAGCAACCTATTCACAAAAGAAAGGAAAAGAGCTACGCTGTGCAGTGACAGAAAAATCTAAGCACCATGAATTTTGGCCGGAGAGCATCGAGaaactggaaaaaattaaatatgtagattCCAAGGGAAATCCGAAATCCGTGCCTTccttaaaaaactttattgccACGGTAAAAACATTCATGAAGCTGTGGCAGTtttttaagagcaaaaatatgacaataatgCGCCCAAGGTTCTTCAATTCAGATCCAATTGAAAACTTCTTTGGCCAAGTCAGGGCCTATAATTATAGGAACAACGACCCCAACTGCCACAGTTTCAAGAACACCTTTAAATCATTATTGATTACTAGAATGATAAAGTTTCATGGTGACGCTTATAATTGTGAGGATGACTCGGCAgaccaaataattaatttaaaatcattatttgaagatAGTGAAACTGCTAGGGTCGAGCCGGGTCATCCCAAAGTAGGAGATGTAGAAGATACTGTAGAAGAGGCCCAACGGGAGCAACTAAATGTTCTCCATTCGCGAGCGTACACTGCTGGATGGGTggtaacaaaaacaatgcagaaatataataatcaatgtGACAGTTGCAGAAAAAGCCTTACTACTAAAGAAGGCGCAATCCACAAATGGATTCATCAAAGAGAGTATGATGCCGCCACGAAACGCCTTACTTACCCATCCAGAGGTGCTGTTCGGTGTTTCGGTACAATTATTAAAGAAACAAACGGATTCTTGGAACACCGAGCCCATGAATTAAATCTGACGgccaaaattatggaaaaaattTTGTTCAACAATCCATTTAGTTTCTTTAAATGTACCACACACCGTGaaattttgtcatattttatttccgTGACAGTAAAGTTCTCGATTACAAATtggtgcaataacattaataaaatattaaaaggaaCGGATATTGTGCGGATAAAAAACCGCACTTTGCCTGCGATGCAGCAGAAagcttttttaaaatataagaaaagacTGAGGAATAAatcgtttaataaataa